A window of Pedobacter lusitanus contains these coding sequences:
- a CDS encoding RNA-directed DNA polymerase → MTLEDLVIIGYLPEELLPVFTTEDLKPLLPDIIRDLDRFNPLKGGDIKKKVSKCVTFSIPKASGYRRTLSIPNPLHYIRLSNTIVNHWADISRHTESSIVSGSRLNNGGVRAIEKPNFEEFINQRIIRAVGNRYLLKIDISRFYNSIYTHSIPWALHTKSVSKSIRTRVGLFGNALDEDCRRMQDGQTMGIPVGPDTSRVISEVILAAIDKMLIEQLPGFKGIRIIDDYYLYFTSLADVEIARALIHKILKEYELELNPSKDAVSMIPEMLESQWYTELKIIRFSNIKSAQRKELISFFDRAAFYAKKHPEDSVISYAISKVRNFAIHKDNLIILQSLLLNSILLESKAIALLTEILISYHKNSYTLELVAIKHALQEFIKFHCDLNNEYEIFWALWAMKNLALKVDRSVADKLTLSRNPIVILVVLHLRNSRFISKRIDVSEWEALLTKDNLYNEYWLVAYEAKLRGWLTTADDYLETDPFFKFLKDKRVHFYKPRKTLSASRAAVFAREPSMARHEDAYDLIFSNIIRSRVRPTTSQILPDSTGFDLEF, encoded by the coding sequence ATGACATTAGAAGACCTAGTTATCATTGGGTATTTGCCTGAAGAGCTATTGCCCGTGTTTACTACGGAAGATCTTAAGCCTTTACTTCCAGATATTATTAGAGACTTGGATCGCTTTAATCCTCTTAAAGGGGGAGATATTAAGAAGAAAGTAAGTAAATGTGTTACTTTTTCTATTCCCAAAGCCAGTGGATATAGACGGACATTAAGTATCCCGAACCCGTTGCATTATATTCGGCTCAGCAATACTATCGTAAACCACTGGGCTGATATTTCAAGGCATACGGAGTCTTCTATTGTGTCAGGTTCTAGGCTTAATAATGGTGGTGTCAGAGCTATAGAAAAACCAAATTTTGAAGAATTTATTAATCAGCGGATTATAAGAGCAGTAGGTAATCGCTATCTGTTGAAAATTGATATCTCCAGGTTTTACAATTCCATTTATACACATAGTATTCCATGGGCGCTGCATACTAAGTCTGTTTCGAAAAGTATTAGGACACGAGTTGGTCTCTTTGGCAACGCACTAGATGAGGACTGCCGGAGAATGCAAGATGGACAAACTATGGGTATACCCGTAGGTCCTGATACCAGTAGGGTCATTTCCGAAGTAATCCTAGCTGCAATCGATAAGATGTTGATTGAGCAATTACCTGGATTTAAAGGAATTCGAATTATTGATGATTACTATTTATATTTTACTTCTCTTGCCGATGTTGAGATCGCAAGGGCACTTATCCATAAAATCCTCAAAGAATATGAATTAGAGTTAAATCCAAGTAAAGATGCAGTCAGTATGATCCCTGAGATGTTGGAGTCTCAATGGTATACCGAACTGAAAATTATCAGATTCTCCAATATTAAGTCTGCTCAAAGAAAGGAGCTTATCTCATTTTTTGATAGGGCAGCTTTCTATGCTAAAAAACATCCAGAAGATTCCGTCATTTCTTATGCAATTTCCAAAGTGCGAAATTTTGCGATTCATAAAGACAATTTAATCATCCTACAATCTCTATTATTGAATTCAATCCTGTTGGAATCTAAAGCCATCGCACTCCTGACGGAGATATTGATTTCTTATCATAAAAATAGTTACACCTTGGAGTTGGTTGCAATTAAACATGCGCTGCAAGAATTTATTAAGTTTCACTGCGACTTGAACAATGAGTATGAGATTTTTTGGGCGTTATGGGCAATGAAGAACCTCGCTCTGAAAGTGGATAGATCTGTTGCTGATAAGCTTACTCTTTCTAGAAACCCAATAGTCATTTTAGTGGTGCTCCATTTGAGAAATTCACGATTTATTTCAAAAAGGATTGATGTGTCAGAATGGGAGGCATTACTTACAAAAGATAATTTGTATAATGAATATTGGCTGGTTGCTTATGAAGCGAAACTTCGTGGTTGGCTAACTACTGCTGATGATTACTTAGAAACTGATCCTTTCTTTAAATTTCTTAAGGACAAGAGAGTACATTTTTATAAACCAAGAAAAACTCTATCGGCATCGCGTGCCGCAGTTTTTGCTCGAGAACCTTCAATGGCTCGGCATGAGGATGCGTATGATTTAATTTTTAGTAACATTATACGATCACGGGTGAGGCCGACAACATCCCAAATTTTGCCGGATTCTACAGGTTTTGACTTGGAGTTTTAG
- a CDS encoding DUF3644 domain-containing protein — MARNSVLFDKSIAACISGIEIYNKPDFRYREETFTILMINAWELLLKAKILKDNKNQVQSIYVKEPKKLRSGEKSTKQTIVKKSRSGNPLSIELLRALDLVAFTDGSITAPLKENIVALCEIRDNAIHFKNDEPELGKLVLELGTASLKNYLNAVKMWFDKDLSRYNFYLMPMSFFHEFESMNSFSISKPSIQLEKLMSYLSEKVAQHKSDPDQEYNLLLRVETKFVKSSVEDALIVKQVRRREEAEDPDSVQEVILTEENVLLKFPWTHRELCLRLKKRYDTFKQDSKFKESIRELKKDTMLCHTRFANPFAEKSARTYFYSPNCIAIFFDKIYKIQPPLKVVSKVAAVDEA; from the coding sequence ATGGCCAGAAACAGCGTACTTTTTGATAAATCTATTGCGGCCTGCATTTCAGGAATAGAGATTTATAATAAACCGGATTTTCGATATCGCGAAGAAACGTTCACGATATTGATGATCAATGCTTGGGAGCTGTTGTTAAAAGCGAAAATTCTCAAAGACAATAAAAACCAGGTTCAAAGTATCTACGTTAAGGAGCCGAAAAAGTTGAGGAGTGGAGAAAAATCAACGAAACAAACCATAGTAAAGAAGTCAAGGTCAGGAAATCCCTTGAGCATAGAATTGCTCAGAGCGCTCGATTTAGTCGCCTTTACAGATGGGAGTATTACTGCTCCTCTTAAAGAGAACATAGTTGCGTTGTGCGAAATTCGGGATAATGCAATTCATTTCAAAAATGATGAACCTGAATTGGGAAAGCTAGTATTGGAATTAGGAACTGCCAGCTTAAAAAATTATCTGAATGCTGTGAAAATGTGGTTCGACAAAGACCTGAGTAGGTATAATTTTTACCTAATGCCTATGTCCTTTTTTCACGAGTTTGAAAGTATGAACAGTTTTTCTATTTCCAAACCCAGCATCCAATTGGAGAAACTCATGAGTTATTTGAGTGAAAAAGTTGCGCAGCATAAATCAGATCCTGATCAGGAATATAATCTGCTACTTAGAGTAGAAACAAAATTCGTGAAGTCAAGTGTAGAGGATGCGCTAATTGTTAAACAGGTTAGAAGAAGAGAAGAAGCTGAGGATCCAGATTCGGTTCAAGAGGTGATTCTAACGGAAGAAAATGTTTTGCTGAAGTTTCCATGGACCCATCGTGAGTTATGTCTTCGCTTAAAAAAACGCTATGATACATTCAAACAAGATTCTAAATTCAAAGAATCGATCCGGGAGTTGAAGAAAGATACTATGCTATGTCATACTCGTTTTGCGAATCCATTTGCAGAAAAGAGTGCTAGAACCTATTTTTATAGTCCTAATTGCATAGCCATTTTTTTTGATAAAATTTACAAGATACAACCTCCATTGAAGGTTGTATCCAAGGTCGCTGCCGTGGACGAGGCTTGA
- a CDS encoding SIR2 family protein gives MTHFDSSKNRIFFGNTDKLNDWIEADPDQSKIIDKVKLMLKNYLELDNVSFLFGSGTSIHLGAVSIRNFPLEVENYLLEKDKEQKGIFNELNKTVKILQSEKLTYARTHLKQETNEFLDVRGWKFAIVADIIRDADSKEIAIEYEVILNYLIAKDFVLDQDKSIERSDKISELITAIKEGLFNVCNLENRPVSDDVIDRKKASQFPKEVEQGELLKSQSKYIFHEKFLKALLQRPLNLRRATIFTANYDLAFEYAFDKLGIHYIDGFAGFHKRFFKPETFEYDIFYPGSTTAGKVQRIEKVVRYIKLHGSLSWVNSEKRDSNNIYGIEEKPLELIENLNKKGEIIIYPSAVKKSYTLDLPYSELFRQFAATITQSQSVLITIGYSFGDDHFNDIIFQALSNPTFTLIIVDFSGTRNDYIKNMKDLNDPRIIILEGSFFGDFLSFSDTLMPNFNNIDNNERVANTLNNLFKNTNTQAENTKTPEQ, from the coding sequence ATGACTCATTTTGATTCTTCAAAAAACAGGATATTTTTCGGCAATACTGATAAACTTAATGACTGGATAGAAGCCGATCCAGATCAATCCAAAATCATTGACAAAGTAAAGCTAATGCTCAAGAACTATCTTGAACTTGACAACGTTAGCTTCCTCTTCGGATCTGGGACATCTATTCACCTTGGTGCAGTGTCCATCAGGAATTTCCCATTGGAGGTCGAGAACTATCTACTAGAGAAAGACAAGGAACAGAAAGGTATTTTTAATGAACTAAACAAAACGGTAAAAATATTACAGTCGGAAAAATTAACCTATGCTCGCACTCATCTAAAACAAGAAACAAATGAATTTCTGGATGTACGTGGTTGGAAATTCGCGATAGTGGCTGATATAATTAGAGACGCAGATTCAAAAGAAATAGCAATAGAATATGAGGTTATCCTCAATTATCTTATAGCAAAGGATTTTGTATTGGATCAAGATAAAAGTATAGAGAGAAGTGATAAGATCAGCGAACTCATTACGGCAATAAAAGAAGGCTTGTTCAATGTCTGCAATCTGGAAAATAGGCCAGTTTCTGATGACGTAATTGACCGTAAGAAAGCAAGCCAATTTCCTAAAGAAGTAGAGCAAGGTGAATTGCTTAAATCACAAAGCAAATACATCTTCCATGAAAAATTCCTAAAGGCACTACTTCAGCGACCACTAAATTTAAGGCGCGCAACAATATTCACTGCAAACTATGATCTAGCTTTTGAATACGCTTTCGATAAGCTTGGCATCCATTATATCGACGGCTTTGCCGGATTTCACAAACGTTTCTTTAAGCCTGAAACTTTCGAATACGACATCTTCTATCCGGGATCCACAACTGCAGGAAAGGTACAACGTATAGAAAAGGTGGTCCGCTATATCAAGTTACATGGGTCTCTATCCTGGGTGAACTCGGAAAAGAGAGATTCCAATAATATATATGGGATAGAGGAAAAGCCTTTAGAACTAATAGAAAACCTCAACAAAAAAGGTGAGATAATTATTTATCCTTCTGCAGTCAAAAAATCTTATACACTAGATCTCCCCTATTCAGAACTATTCAGACAATTTGCTGCAACAATAACCCAATCCCAGTCTGTACTCATCACCATTGGCTATTCATTTGGAGATGATCATTTCAACGATATTATCTTTCAGGCATTATCCAATCCAACCTTTACCCTTATTATAGTCGACTTCTCTGGTACACGCAATGACTATATTAAGAACATGAAAGATCTCAATGATCCAAGGATCATCATTCTCGAAGGATCTTTCTTTGGCGACTTTCTCAGCTTTTCCGATACACTAATGCCGAACTTTAACAATATCGACAATAACGAAAGAGTAGCTAATACCTTAAATAACCTATTTAAAAATACTAATACCCAAGCTGAGAATACTAAAACACCTGAACAATGA
- a CDS encoding ATP-binding protein, with product MSEKTIGKVISVNSFRVSIKLDDELKSLYKSGYEGIYEVARINSYVIIPIGADRIVGMVTEVRAADETELGKNKEAIFLTKSARYLTATMIGTIENNGKYIQGVYNYPILDNPVWYVTTDDLNNIFDQKTKETINFDEDFYLPIGTSPAFGDYKIKINPDKFFGKHAAILGNTGSGKSCTLASIIQSLFDFDYNGKQLQNAHIIILDTNGEYKSAFEGTLEAPYRKLKEVNPFHIDKNGMKIPFWFMNFTDFDYLFEPTPGTQAPVFKRALGLAKNQTVATTKKTIPQSYISRLESIANECDENSFKIKNTIFDEVDSFIQELSSLQTDFDKSIIIKALKSLFTEKSKLSKPGQYVNGIVSTKVLAETSELLKIHISLYNVSIRGKESTEERNIDLPIYFNFKDLIERFFDEAITENENTGNRLREFVSTLRLRLQSFLGDERISTPLILGHETEITSALSKFISFILGDFCKVFQTGDEDYFSKYYEEKFPRPQGSELNHAKPSQITIIDMSLLPHEVLETITGLIGRLILEFVSRFPESDRGMLPMVIALEEAQNYIPERNRGEKDSIAKKVFERIAREGRKYGISLLVSSQRPSELSKTVLSQCNSFIIHRLQNPEDQKYVRQLVSAANEDILQQLPILPQQHVVIMGDAVRTPVQARMNTANPRPNSNNPKFIENWTKELPPDFPNYKGIAEAWEKGMKYTPTSEKTIDDASPENAQ from the coding sequence ATGAGCGAAAAAACTATAGGAAAGGTAATTTCTGTCAACAGCTTTAGGGTATCAATCAAATTAGATGACGAACTCAAAAGTCTTTATAAAAGTGGATACGAAGGAATATATGAAGTAGCCAGAATAAATTCCTACGTGATCATTCCCATTGGTGCCGATAGAATCGTGGGAATGGTAACCGAAGTAAGGGCTGCTGATGAGACCGAACTAGGCAAGAACAAGGAAGCTATCTTCCTAACCAAATCGGCAAGATACCTCACCGCAACTATGATAGGGACCATTGAGAACAATGGTAAATACATACAGGGCGTCTATAACTACCCTATCCTAGATAACCCTGTCTGGTATGTCACAACTGACGACCTTAACAATATATTTGACCAAAAAACAAAGGAAACCATAAACTTTGATGAGGACTTCTATCTACCCATAGGAACATCCCCAGCATTTGGAGATTACAAGATCAAAATAAACCCTGATAAATTTTTCGGAAAACACGCTGCCATACTAGGCAATACAGGATCAGGAAAATCCTGCACACTCGCCTCGATCATCCAGAGCCTATTTGATTTCGACTATAATGGAAAACAATTACAGAATGCGCACATCATCATCTTAGACACCAACGGTGAATATAAATCGGCCTTCGAAGGTACCTTAGAGGCTCCATACCGAAAACTGAAAGAGGTAAATCCGTTCCACATTGACAAGAATGGCATGAAAATACCGTTTTGGTTCATGAATTTTACTGACTTTGACTATCTTTTCGAGCCGACCCCCGGAACACAAGCACCCGTCTTCAAACGCGCGTTAGGCCTTGCAAAAAACCAGACCGTTGCCACAACAAAAAAGACTATACCACAATCGTATATTTCTAGACTTGAATCCATTGCAAATGAATGCGATGAAAACTCATTCAAGATCAAAAATACAATCTTCGATGAAGTGGACTCTTTTATACAAGAGTTAAGTTCATTACAGACAGATTTCGATAAAAGCATAATAATTAAGGCACTAAAGAGCCTCTTTACTGAGAAGAGTAAACTTAGTAAGCCAGGCCAATACGTTAATGGGATTGTTAGCACTAAGGTATTGGCGGAGACGAGTGAACTCCTAAAAATACATATATCTTTATACAATGTTTCCATCCGCGGAAAAGAGTCAACTGAAGAGCGCAATATTGATCTGCCCATCTATTTTAATTTCAAAGACCTCATTGAAAGATTCTTTGACGAGGCTATTACAGAAAATGAAAATACTGGAAATAGGCTCAGAGAATTTGTATCGACACTTCGATTAAGGCTACAATCGTTTTTAGGAGACGAGCGAATATCGACACCATTGATACTTGGCCATGAAACAGAGATCACTTCTGCACTATCCAAATTCATATCATTTATTCTTGGCGACTTTTGCAAGGTTTTCCAAACAGGAGATGAAGATTACTTTTCAAAATACTATGAGGAGAAGTTCCCCAGGCCACAAGGCTCAGAATTAAACCACGCTAAACCTAGCCAAATTACTATTATCGACATGTCGCTTCTGCCACACGAAGTCTTAGAGACTATTACCGGACTGATTGGAAGATTAATCTTAGAATTTGTTTCCAGATTTCCTGAAAGCGACCGGGGAATGCTACCAATGGTCATTGCCCTAGAAGAAGCCCAGAACTATATTCCTGAGCGAAATCGTGGCGAAAAGGATTCCATTGCCAAAAAAGTTTTTGAGCGAATAGCTAGAGAAGGCAGAAAGTATGGTATATCGCTGCTCGTTTCTAGTCAACGTCCTTCCGAACTTTCAAAGACTGTACTTTCCCAGTGTAACTCATTCATTATCCATAGACTTCAAAATCCAGAGGATCAAAAATATGTCAGACAGTTAGTCTCAGCCGCAAACGAAGATATTTTACAACAACTGCCAATCCTACCTCAACAACATGTAGTCATTATGGGAGACGCTGTTAGAACACCTGTTCAAGCCAGAATGAATACAGCAAACCCACGACCAAACAGTAACAACCCAAAATTCATAGAGAATTGGACAAAAGAGTTACCACCGGACTTCCCCAACTATAAGGGAATTGCCGAGGCTTGGGAAAAAGGCATGAAATATACCCCAACATCAGAAAAAACAATTGACGATGCCAGCCCAGAGAATGCACAATAA
- a CDS encoding DUF6602 domain-containing protein: MYGEYLERLSRQIEARFNQIEAIYNFEHGNEFEVALCQLLAELLPDKYGVCRGVILSHDDDKEGDDIIIYDRMNFPSLRGDESVGFSLRQQIPFDAVYAYIECKHAIEDYETLNKALSQVAKVKELLFKRQLRKNKDYDVAGPIYNGKVRDWPRQEPEYLNQPYGVVFARRYKSRLISSIRPTSLSPDLMILGKDHIGSQTVNLGPDGVKGAIFVDEKCGYPLVEEFNKDCAFGLGIIMLLNALSSIQLEPINWNAFLNNHFSEKLKKT, encoded by the coding sequence ATGTACGGGGAATACTTGGAACGCCTTTCTAGGCAGATTGAAGCTAGATTTAATCAGATTGAAGCTATTTACAATTTTGAGCATGGAAATGAATTTGAGGTTGCCTTGTGCCAGCTATTGGCTGAATTATTACCTGATAAGTATGGTGTTTGCCGGGGGGTTATTTTATCGCATGATGACGATAAAGAGGGCGACGATATCATTATTTATGATAGAATGAATTTTCCATCTTTACGGGGAGATGAAAGTGTAGGTTTTAGTTTGAGGCAACAAATTCCATTTGATGCTGTATACGCATATATTGAGTGTAAACATGCTATTGAAGATTATGAGACTTTAAATAAGGCGCTAAGTCAAGTTGCAAAAGTGAAAGAACTGTTATTTAAAAGGCAGTTGAGAAAAAATAAAGATTATGATGTTGCTGGACCAATTTACAATGGCAAGGTTCGAGACTGGCCGAGGCAGGAACCAGAGTACCTAAACCAACCTTATGGGGTGGTTTTTGCGAGACGATATAAGAGCAGATTGATCTCTTCAATTCGCCCTACATCGTTATCGCCGGATTTAATGATACTTGGGAAGGATCATATCGGAAGCCAAACGGTTAATTTGGGTCCAGATGGGGTTAAGGGAGCCATATTTGTCGATGAGAAATGTGGTTATCCCCTTGTTGAAGAATTTAATAAAGATTGTGCTTTCGGTTTAGGCATTATAATGTTATTAAATGCGTTAAGTAGTATCCAACTTGAGCCTATTAATTGGAATGCCTTTCTTAATAATCATTTCAGCGAAAAGCTGAAAAAGACTTAA
- a CDS encoding ATP-binding protein, with protein sequence MKLRSVKLKNFRSYKEETIIDLDDLTVFVGKNDIGKSTILEALDIFFNDGKGAIKLDKDDVNKTAIAEGDNDIYISAIFTDLPTNVVIDSTNETTFDNEYLLNSDGYLEVIKKYPNAGASKVFIKANHPTNPDCADLLLKKIVDYKKIITKENIECENLTINAIMRTAIWSHFAGDLQLEEILIDTSKEDAKNIWEKIQTYLPQYSLFQSDRKNSDNDSEVQDPLKKAVQQILADQEIVAMFEDIAQRVASRLTEVSDLTLDKLREMNPEIANTLNPIIPASNALKWSDVFKSVSICGDENIPINKRGSGVKRLILLNFFRAEAERRLQSGNSQSIIYAIEEPETSQHSDHQKLLIKAFIELSQANNTQVLLTTHSSTVVKGLDFDHLRLVSKNDAGNKSIEAIIPNQLPYPSLNEINFIAFKDLTEEYHNELHGFIEGEEMWANFKNGRPTMNYTKIFKDGNTGLQQVVLTEYIRHQIHHPENALNQRYTFDQLVDSVNNMREFILSQRN encoded by the coding sequence ATGAAATTACGTTCTGTAAAGCTTAAAAATTTCAGAAGCTATAAGGAGGAAACAATTATTGACTTAGATGATTTGACAGTATTTGTCGGTAAAAACGATATTGGAAAATCAACAATCTTAGAAGCGTTAGATATTTTTTTTAATGATGGAAAAGGAGCTATTAAATTAGATAAAGATGATGTTAATAAAACAGCTATAGCTGAGGGGGATAATGATATTTATATATCTGCAATTTTTACAGACTTACCAACAAATGTTGTCATTGACTCAACAAATGAAACTACATTTGATAATGAATATCTTTTAAATTCTGATGGCTATTTAGAGGTGATTAAAAAATATCCAAATGCAGGAGCATCAAAGGTTTTTATTAAAGCAAATCATCCAACAAATCCAGATTGTGCAGATTTACTGCTTAAAAAGATAGTTGATTATAAAAAAATTATAACCAAAGAAAATATTGAATGTGAAAATCTTACGATTAACGCAATTATGCGAACTGCAATTTGGAGCCACTTTGCTGGTGATTTACAATTAGAAGAAATACTAATTGATACTTCGAAAGAAGATGCTAAGAATATTTGGGAAAAAATTCAAACGTATTTGCCTCAATACTCACTTTTTCAATCGGATAGGAAAAATAGCGATAATGATAGTGAAGTTCAAGATCCATTAAAAAAAGCTGTACAACAAATATTGGCAGACCAAGAGATTGTTGCAATGTTTGAAGACATTGCTCAGAGAGTTGCATCACGATTAACGGAGGTTTCGGATTTAACATTAGATAAATTAAGGGAGATGAATCCTGAAATAGCTAATACTTTAAACCCAATTATTCCAGCTTCTAATGCTTTAAAATGGAGTGATGTGTTTAAAAGTGTTTCAATTTGCGGAGACGAAAATATTCCAATCAATAAAAGAGGTAGTGGAGTTAAAAGGTTAATTTTATTAAATTTCTTTAGAGCTGAAGCTGAAAGAAGATTGCAGTCAGGTAATTCTCAATCAATAATTTACGCTATTGAAGAGCCTGAAACATCACAACATTCAGATCATCAAAAATTATTAATAAAAGCATTTATCGAATTGTCTCAAGCTAATAATACACAGGTATTGTTAACTACACATAGTTCTACTGTTGTTAAGGGATTAGATTTTGATCATTTAAGACTAGTTTCTAAAAATGATGCAGGTAATAAATCAATTGAAGCTATTATTCCAAATCAATTACCTTACCCGTCTTTAAATGAAATTAATTTTATAGCTTTCAAAGATTTAACAGAAGAATATCATAATGAACTTCATGGATTTATTGAAGGAGAAGAAATGTGGGCTAATTTTAAAAATGGTAGACCAACCATGAATTATACTAAAATATTTAAAGATGGAAACACAGGTTTACAACAGGTGGTCTTAACTGAATATATTAGGCATCAAATACATCATCCTGAAAATGCATTAAATCAAAGGTACACATTTGATCAACTTGTAGATTCGGTAAATAACATGAGGGAATTTATATTAAGCCAAAGAAACTAA
- a CDS encoding site-specific integrase — protein sequence MSKVTIRRKAISKARHTIYLDHYPPIYNPYTGKLQRTEYLKLYTFDKPSNSAERLHNKETSNLVEFIRASRQIDIQNRRFGFLSDTIRDSSFIEHFRTFTIKKQKSDSDNHAMALRYFIAFAGEDIKLSDLNDFLCEDYKNFLLSGPGISRREKAISKNTAVNYFAKFRSVLKEVFKRGLIDVDLYKIVLPIKPKETHRDRLEIEEFQRLASAPSSSDLMKRAALFSGLTGLRFSDVQALTYSNVKGVPGRYYLQYIQDKTENAEVLPISDQAVQLIGKRGEPRELVFGNLKYSTLKPFFVSWLSRADVYKNITFHSFRHTYATLQLEYGTDIFTLSKLLGHKSLKSTQVYAKIIDRKKTEAAGRIVLDLECLS from the coding sequence ATGTCCAAGGTTACCATACGGCGTAAAGCTATTTCCAAAGCGAGGCATACCATCTATCTGGATCACTATCCGCCAATTTATAACCCATATACTGGAAAACTGCAGCGAACGGAGTATCTAAAGCTATATACCTTTGATAAGCCATCTAATAGCGCGGAAAGGTTGCATAATAAGGAAACTTCAAATCTTGTGGAATTTATACGTGCTAGTCGTCAGATTGATATTCAAAATAGGAGATTTGGGTTTTTGTCTGATACTATCAGAGATTCTAGTTTCATAGAGCATTTTAGGACCTTTACGATTAAGAAGCAAAAGTCTGACTCCGATAATCATGCAATGGCGCTTCGTTATTTTATAGCTTTCGCTGGGGAAGATATTAAGTTGAGTGATTTAAATGATTTTTTGTGCGAAGATTACAAAAACTTCTTGTTAAGTGGGCCTGGAATAAGTAGGAGAGAGAAAGCTATAAGTAAGAACACCGCAGTGAATTATTTTGCTAAATTTCGTTCAGTTCTTAAGGAGGTGTTTAAAAGAGGACTGATTGATGTTGATTTATATAAAATTGTTCTGCCTATTAAGCCTAAGGAAACACACAGGGATCGTTTGGAAATTGAAGAGTTTCAGCGATTAGCATCCGCACCTTCATCATCTGATTTGATGAAAAGAGCGGCTTTATTTTCGGGACTTACTGGCTTACGATTTTCTGATGTACAGGCTTTAACTTATTCAAATGTTAAAGGAGTACCTGGCAGATACTATTTGCAGTATATCCAGGATAAAACAGAGAATGCTGAGGTATTGCCAATCTCAGATCAAGCAGTGCAACTTATTGGAAAAAGAGGAGAGCCCAGAGAGTTAGTCTTTGGTAACTTAAAATATTCGACCCTAAAGCCATTTTTTGTTTCTTGGTTATCTAGAGCGGATGTGTATAAAAATATTACTTTTCATAGTTTTAGACATACGTATGCAACCTTGCAATTGGAATATGGAACGGATATTTTTACATTATCTAAATTGCTCGGACATAAAAGTCTAAAAAGTACTCAGGTTTATGCTAAAATTATTGACAGGAAAAAGACTGAAGCAGCAGGTAGAATAGTCCTTGATTTGGAATGCCTTTCGTGA
- a CDS encoding helix-turn-helix domain-containing protein, with the protein MKSLQGKDFLSVSNAAKLLSTSTKMIYRMIADGKLAAVNLSVRKTVISRKEIDRLFEIKEQIKFPEEKLVVRPKIKDSYSMAEAQNKFEISEAGLYQLIKRHKISKFKNGWYTYVAKKDLDVIFNNGIK; encoded by the coding sequence ATGAAGAGTTTACAGGGAAAAGATTTTTTGAGTGTGAGTAATGCGGCGAAGCTTTTAAGCACATCAACAAAAATGATCTATAGAATGATTGCAGACGGGAAATTAGCTGCTGTAAATCTCTCGGTCCGTAAAACTGTTATATCCCGTAAGGAAATCGATCGATTGTTTGAAATTAAAGAGCAGATTAAATTCCCTGAAGAGAAGCTTGTGGTTAGACCCAAGATAAAAGATAGCTATTCTATGGCAGAAGCACAAAATAAATTTGAAATTTCAGAGGCAGGTTTGTATCAGCTGATTAAACGACATAAGATATCTAAATTTAAAAATGGCTGGTATACTTATGTCGCAAAAAAAGATCTTGATGTAATTTTTAATAATGGTATAAAATAA
- a CDS encoding helix-turn-helix domain-containing protein: MEKETLLKNLGARIREIRNKKGISQKQLAHSIGKDQQSVQRLEAGNINPTYYYLYEIADGLEVDLEVLIKRDGADSNV; this comes from the coding sequence ATGGAAAAGGAAACTCTACTTAAAAATCTTGGTGCCAGGATACGTGAAATACGTAATAAGAAGGGTATTTCTCAAAAACAACTTGCCCATTCCATTGGCAAAGACCAACAATCTGTGCAGAGATTAGAGGCGGGTAATATAAACCCCACCTATTATTATCTCTATGAAATAGCTGATGGTCTGGAAGTAGATCTTGAGGTTTTAATTAAAAGAGACGGTGCAGACTCCAACGTATAA